Proteins co-encoded in one Kocuria flava genomic window:
- a CDS encoding sulfurtransferase, with protein MDPRTAADTAAPLEPPGPVVTTAWLAEHLHDPRLVLVDASSVLNRTEEAIPGALLLDLDGPFSDSSADLPHTLPPAEQLSAAARGLGISGTSTVVAYDARGIFASARVWWLLRAAGFDRVAVLDGGLPAWTAEGRPTAAHAAPPAEPGDVELTARPGFFADAEDVARALRDPAATVLDARSAGRFAGTEPEPRPGLRPGHMPGAVNLPYTRLQGPDGRLLPLPELRARLAACAPEGHRLVTTCGSGLTACVLALGAHLTGRDDVRVYDGSWAEWGRPGPRPVVGPDGS; from the coding sequence ATGGACCCCAGGACCGCCGCCGACACCGCCGCACCGCTCGAGCCGCCCGGGCCCGTGGTGACCACCGCGTGGCTCGCCGAGCACCTGCACGACCCCCGGCTCGTGCTCGTGGACGCGTCCTCCGTGCTCAACCGCACCGAGGAGGCGATCCCCGGCGCCCTGCTGCTGGACCTGGACGGGCCCTTCTCGGACTCCTCCGCGGACCTACCGCACACCCTGCCCCCGGCGGAGCAGCTGAGCGCGGCGGCCCGCGGGCTCGGCATCTCGGGCACCAGCACGGTGGTCGCCTACGACGCCCGGGGGATCTTCGCCTCCGCCCGGGTCTGGTGGCTGCTGCGCGCCGCGGGCTTCGACCGGGTCGCCGTCCTCGACGGCGGCCTGCCCGCCTGGACCGCCGAGGGCCGGCCCACCGCGGCCCACGCCGCCCCGCCCGCCGAGCCCGGCGACGTGGAGCTGACGGCGCGCCCGGGTTTCTTCGCGGACGCCGAGGACGTGGCCCGGGCCCTGCGGGACCCCGCCGCGACCGTCCTGGACGCCCGCTCCGCCGGCCGCTTCGCCGGCACGGAGCCCGAGCCGCGCCCGGGCCTGCGCCCCGGGCACATGCCGGGGGCGGTGAACCTGCCGTACACGCGGCTGCAGGGACCGGACGGGAGGCTGCTGCCGCTGCCCGAGCTGCGGGCGCGGCTCGCAGCGTGCGCCCCCGAGGGGCACCGCCTGGTCACCACCTGCGGCTCGGGGCTCACCGCGTGCGTGCTGGCGCTGGGCGCGCACCTGACCGGCCGCGACGACGTGCGGGTCTACGACGGCTCCTGGGCCGAGTGGGGCCGGCCCGGGCCCCGGCCGGTGGTGGGACCGGACGGCTCCTAG
- a CDS encoding SDR family oxidoreductase → MSSSPRVLVTGATGYVGGRLVPRLLDAGHPVRVAVRSPQKLQQVPWRERVEVHETDLADLEGMTAACRDVHTLYYLVHSMGGSQHFEEQEAGMARTVAAAAERAGVRRIVYLSGLHPEGVELSQHMRSRVQVGRILLESPVPAVVLQAGTVIGSGSASFEMIRHLGDTLPVMPAPSWVTNRIEPIAIRDVLHYLVGAMDLPEGLNRTFDIGSRDVLTYADAMRQYARVAGLRRRFVFHLPLPAPRLSGFWIGLVTPIPLGLALPLVQSLQHDAVSAEHDIDAYLPPPAGGLTGYRRAVALALKKIEDNSVETTWDHRPEAAADPLPSDPDWAGRTVFVDERSRTGRARPEQVWRVIESIGGRNGWYSLPLAWRVRGAVDKLVGGAGLNRGRRDAVDLQVGEHVDWWRVEALEEGHRLLLHAEMKAPGRAWLELSVEPEGEGSRYRQRAIFFPRGLPGRLYWWGVWPFHGFIFPSMARNILATAAALDEPGPGAPRRAAERIAPTAGPPRA, encoded by the coding sequence ATGAGCTCCTCCCCGCGCGTCCTGGTCACCGGCGCCACCGGCTACGTCGGCGGCCGCCTCGTCCCCCGGCTGCTCGACGCCGGCCACCCGGTGCGGGTGGCCGTCCGCTCCCCCCAGAAGCTGCAGCAGGTGCCGTGGCGGGAACGGGTCGAGGTGCACGAGACCGACCTGGCCGACCTCGAGGGCATGACCGCCGCGTGCCGCGACGTGCACACCCTGTACTACCTCGTCCACTCCATGGGCGGCTCCCAGCACTTCGAGGAGCAGGAGGCCGGGATGGCCCGCACCGTGGCCGCGGCCGCGGAGCGGGCGGGGGTCCGGCGCATCGTCTACCTCTCCGGGCTGCACCCCGAGGGCGTGGAGCTCTCCCAGCACATGCGCTCGCGCGTGCAGGTGGGGCGGATCCTGCTGGAGTCCCCCGTGCCCGCGGTCGTGCTCCAGGCCGGCACGGTGATCGGCTCCGGCTCCGCCTCCTTCGAGATGATCCGCCACCTCGGCGACACCCTGCCCGTGATGCCCGCCCCGTCGTGGGTGACCAACCGGATCGAGCCGATCGCGATCCGCGACGTCCTGCACTACCTCGTGGGCGCCATGGACCTGCCGGAGGGGCTCAACCGCACCTTCGACATCGGCTCGCGCGACGTCCTGACCTACGCCGACGCCATGCGCCAGTACGCCCGCGTCGCGGGGCTGCGGCGGCGGTTCGTCTTCCACCTGCCCCTGCCGGCCCCGCGGCTGTCCGGGTTCTGGATCGGGCTGGTCACCCCCATCCCGCTGGGGCTGGCCCTGCCGCTGGTCCAGTCCCTGCAGCACGACGCCGTCTCCGCCGAGCACGACATCGACGCCTACCTCCCGCCGCCGGCCGGGGGCCTGACCGGCTACCGGCGGGCAGTGGCGCTCGCGCTGAAGAAGATCGAGGACAACAGCGTCGAGACCACGTGGGACCACCGCCCCGAGGCCGCCGCCGACCCCCTGCCCTCGGACCCCGACTGGGCCGGGCGCACGGTCTTCGTCGACGAGCGCAGCCGCACCGGCCGGGCCCGCCCGGAGCAGGTGTGGCGGGTGATCGAGTCCATCGGCGGGCGCAACGGCTGGTACTCCCTGCCGCTGGCCTGGCGGGTGCGCGGGGCCGTGGACAAGCTCGTGGGCGGCGCCGGGCTGAACCGGGGCCGCCGCGACGCCGTGGACCTGCAGGTCGGCGAGCACGTCGACTGGTGGCGCGTCGAGGCGCTCGAGGAGGGGCACCGGCTGCTGCTCCACGCCGAGATGAAGGCCCCGGGACGGGCCTGGCTGGAGCTGTCCGTGGAACCGGAGGGCGAGGGCAGCCGCTACCGGCAGCGGGCGATCTTCTTCCCCCGCGGGCTGCCCGGGCGGCTGTACTGGTGGGGGGTGTGGCCCTTCCACGGGTTCATCTTCCCGTCGATGGCCCGCAACATCCTCGCCACGGCCGCCGCACTGGACGAGCCCGGTCCCGGGGCGCCGCGGCGGGCGGCCGAGCGGATCGCCCCGACCGCGGGCCCGCCCCGGGCCTAG
- a CDS encoding O-acetylhomoserine aminocarboxypropyltransferase/cysteine synthase family protein, which produces MSVPVTHYDLSTRQIHAGADHDPGQRTLTVPIYQSAAFEFPDYEAARQMFAQTRAGFTYTRTGNPTVAVLEQRISDLEGGAGAVATGSGQSAVAVALLALLGQGEDRHLVASEKLYGGTVDLLTDSLADHGVEVDFVDPTTPGAWAAAVRPDTRAFLLESIGNPLATLPDLPGIADVARAARVPVVVDNTLASPALYRPLEKGADIVVHSATKFLGGHGNALAGAVVDGGTFDWSAQPARWPQFTRARDRWGGQSLLDRCAGASPYLHLVRAKYVHDLGTTLSPFNAAQILQGTETLELRVARHTASALTVAEFLAGHPAVARVHHPGLPGDPGAGIAARDFPRGTGSVFSFDLAAPDDAVGPFIDSLRLFKLVANIGDTRSLVAHPAAMTHCRLTPEQRRAGGIAATTVRLSVGLEAPEDLVADLRQALDAVLDRTPRKEALR; this is translated from the coding sequence ATGTCCGTCCCTGTGACCCACTACGACCTCTCGACCCGGCAGATCCACGCCGGCGCCGACCACGACCCGGGCCAGCGCACCCTCACGGTGCCGATCTACCAGAGCGCCGCCTTCGAGTTCCCGGACTACGAGGCCGCCCGGCAGATGTTCGCCCAGACCCGCGCGGGCTTCACCTACACCCGCACCGGCAACCCCACGGTGGCCGTGCTCGAGCAGCGGATCAGCGACCTCGAGGGCGGGGCGGGCGCCGTGGCCACCGGCTCCGGGCAGTCCGCCGTGGCCGTGGCGCTGCTGGCCCTGCTCGGCCAGGGGGAGGACAGGCACCTGGTCGCCTCCGAGAAGCTCTACGGCGGGACCGTGGACCTGCTCACCGACTCGCTGGCCGACCACGGCGTCGAGGTCGACTTCGTGGACCCCACCACTCCCGGCGCCTGGGCCGCGGCCGTGCGCCCCGACACCCGCGCCTTCCTGCTCGAGTCCATCGGCAACCCGCTGGCCACGCTGCCGGACCTGCCCGGCATCGCCGACGTCGCCCGGGCGGCCCGGGTGCCCGTCGTCGTCGACAACACCCTCGCCTCCCCGGCGCTGTACCGGCCGCTGGAGAAGGGCGCGGACATCGTGGTGCACTCGGCGACCAAGTTCCTCGGCGGGCACGGCAACGCCCTGGCCGGGGCGGTCGTGGACGGCGGCACCTTCGACTGGTCCGCCCAGCCGGCGAGATGGCCGCAGTTCACCCGCGCCCGCGACCGCTGGGGCGGGCAGAGCCTGCTCGACCGGTGCGCCGGGGCCAGCCCCTACCTGCACCTGGTGCGCGCCAAGTACGTCCACGACCTCGGCACGACCCTCTCCCCGTTCAACGCCGCCCAGATCCTGCAGGGCACCGAGACGCTCGAGCTGCGCGTGGCCCGCCACACCGCCTCCGCGCTGACCGTGGCCGAGTTCCTCGCCGGGCACCCCGCCGTCGCCCGCGTCCACCACCCCGGCCTGCCCGGGGACCCCGGTGCGGGGATCGCCGCCCGGGACTTCCCGCGCGGCACCGGTTCCGTCTTCTCCTTCGACCTCGCCGCCCCCGACGACGCGGTGGGGCCGTTCATCGACTCCCTGCGGCTGTTCAAGCTGGTCGCCAACATCGGCGACACCCGCAGCCTCGTGGCCCACCCGGCCGCGATGACCCACTGCCGGCTCACCCCCGAGCAGCGCCGGGCCGGCGGGATCGCCGCGACCACGGTGCGGCTCTCGGTCGGCCTCGAGGCTCCCGAGGACCTCGTGGCCGACCTGCGCCAGGCCCTCGACGCCGTCCTCGACCGCACCCCCCGGAAGGAAGCCCTGCGATGA
- a CDS encoding tellurite resistance/C4-dicarboxylate transporter family protein, with translation MADSLRQRVLDGVRGLAPGYFAFVMASGILSVGLQLQGFAALSTVLLVVCAGGWAALSALTLWRLAAFRREFLVEFLDPRRAFGFFTFVAGTDVLAARLATTGWHAATAALLVLAGSAWLVLGYVVPWSAVLSRRSRPVVSTANGTWFIWVVASQSVAVAAAALDPVVGSGTGRHVLSVVAVVCWSVGLFLYAAVGVLVALRMMLYRLRPVDLTPPYWVAMGACAITVLAASRIVEMSDTPMVAVVRGLVAGLGVVFWAFATWLVPALVAAGWWRHRVHGVPLRYESSLWSVVFPLGMYAVASIYLGRADELPLVGAVWLWVALGAWAVVATAMVVHVVRRLVLGRQDPAPVWPEPDPATRPDGTA, from the coding sequence GTGGCCGACTCGCTCCGACAACGCGTCCTCGACGGCGTCCGCGGCCTGGCCCCCGGCTACTTCGCCTTCGTCATGGCCAGCGGCATCCTCTCGGTGGGGCTGCAGCTGCAGGGCTTCGCCGCCCTCTCCACCGTGCTGCTCGTCGTGTGCGCCGGCGGCTGGGCGGCGCTGAGCGCGCTCACCCTCTGGCGGCTCGCGGCGTTCCGCCGGGAGTTCCTCGTCGAGTTCCTCGACCCCCGGCGGGCCTTCGGCTTCTTCACCTTCGTGGCCGGCACCGACGTGCTGGCGGCCCGGCTGGCGACGACCGGCTGGCACGCGGCCACCGCGGCGCTGCTCGTGCTCGCCGGGTCGGCCTGGCTCGTGCTCGGCTACGTGGTCCCGTGGAGCGCCGTCCTCTCCCGGCGCAGCCGGCCCGTGGTGAGCACCGCCAACGGCACGTGGTTCATCTGGGTGGTGGCCAGCCAGTCCGTGGCCGTGGCCGCCGCGGCCCTGGACCCCGTGGTGGGCAGCGGCACCGGGCGTCACGTCCTGTCCGTGGTCGCCGTGGTCTGCTGGTCGGTGGGGCTGTTCCTCTACGCCGCGGTGGGGGTGCTGGTCGCCCTGCGCATGATGCTCTACCGGCTGCGGCCGGTCGACCTCACCCCTCCGTACTGGGTGGCGATGGGCGCCTGCGCCATCACCGTGCTCGCGGCCTCGCGGATCGTGGAGATGTCCGACACCCCGATGGTGGCGGTGGTCCGCGGCCTCGTCGCCGGGCTGGGCGTCGTGTTCTGGGCCTTCGCCACGTGGCTGGTCCCGGCCCTGGTCGCCGCCGGGTGGTGGCGGCACCGGGTGCACGGGGTGCCGCTGCGCTACGAGTCCTCCCTGTGGAGCGTGGTCTTCCCGCTCGGCATGTATGCGGTGGCCAGCATCTACCTGGGCCGGGCGGACGAGCTGCCGCTCGTGGGCGCGGTCTGGCTGTGGGTGGCCCTGGGCGCCTGGGCTGTGGTGGCCACGGCCATGGTCGTCCACGTGGTCCGGCGCCTGGTCCTGGGCCGGCAGGACCCCGCCCCCGTGTGGCCGGAGCCCGACCCCGCGACCCGGCCGGACGGCACCGCCTGA
- a CDS encoding alpha-ketoacid dehydrogenase subunit beta, which produces MSTLQAPAPAAEAPARRPVTFAQALNTALADALSADDAVVVFGEDVGTLGGVFRITDGLTQRFGRTRCFDTPLAESGIAGMAVGMAMNRMRPVIEMQFDAFAYPAFEQVASHIAKMHNRTRGAVTLPIVIRIPYAGGIGGVEHHCDSSEAYYAHTPGLKVFTPATVEDAYLMLREAIDSDDPVVFFEPKKLYWSKAPVDLAELRERYEDRAPEPREGRAVVARPGTDATILTYGPSVPTALAAAGTAQAEGRSLEVVDLRSIVPFDDETVGASVRRTGRVVVVAEAPGFASVAAEIVARVQERCFHSLAAPVRRVTGFDIPYPAPKLEEHYLPSVDRILDAVDDLQWED; this is translated from the coding sequence GTGAGCACCCTCCAGGCCCCCGCCCCCGCGGCCGAGGCCCCGGCCCGCAGGCCGGTGACCTTCGCCCAGGCGCTGAACACCGCCCTGGCCGACGCGCTGTCCGCCGACGACGCCGTCGTCGTCTTCGGCGAGGACGTCGGCACCCTGGGCGGGGTCTTCCGCATCACCGACGGGTTGACGCAGCGCTTCGGGCGCACCCGCTGCTTCGACACCCCGCTGGCCGAGTCCGGGATCGCGGGCATGGCCGTGGGCATGGCGATGAACCGGATGCGCCCGGTGATCGAGATGCAGTTCGACGCCTTCGCCTACCCCGCCTTCGAGCAGGTCGCCTCGCACATCGCGAAGATGCACAACCGCACCCGCGGCGCCGTGACCCTGCCGATCGTCATCCGCATCCCCTACGCCGGCGGGATCGGCGGCGTGGAGCACCACTGCGACTCCTCCGAGGCCTACTACGCCCACACCCCGGGGCTGAAGGTCTTCACCCCCGCCACCGTCGAGGACGCCTACCTCATGCTGCGCGAGGCGATCGACTCCGACGACCCCGTGGTGTTCTTCGAGCCCAAGAAGCTCTACTGGTCCAAGGCCCCGGTCGACCTGGCCGAGCTGCGGGAGCGCTACGAGGACCGGGCGCCCGAGCCGCGCGAGGGCCGGGCGGTCGTGGCCCGACCGGGTACGGACGCGACGATCCTCACCTACGGGCCCTCCGTGCCCACGGCCCTCGCGGCCGCGGGCACGGCGCAGGCCGAGGGCCGCTCGCTCGAGGTCGTGGACCTGCGCAGCATCGTGCCCTTCGACGACGAGACCGTCGGGGCCTCGGTGCGCCGGACCGGGCGCGTGGTGGTCGTGGCCGAGGCCCCGGGCTTCGCGTCCGTGGCGGCCGAGATCGTCGCCCGCGTGCAGGAGCGCTGCTTCCACTCCCTGGCCGCCCCGGTGCGCCGGGTCACCGGCTTCGACATCCCCTATCCCGCTCCCAAGCTCGAGGAGCACTACCTGCCCAGCGTCGACCGCATCCTCGACGCCGTGGACGACCTGCAGTGGGAGGACTGA
- a CDS encoding Lrp/AsnC family transcriptional regulator: MPSTPVPLDETDRKILAELSRDSRQSVTAIAAAVHVSRAHAYARINRLREEGVILRYSTVIDPVRAGLQASAYVTLKLEQNTWRELCAQLQEIPAVHHIALVGGNFDVMLLVRAVDTVHLRQVIFEHVQQLPGVVDTQTFLIFEDIDTRA, encoded by the coding sequence GTGCCCTCGACCCCCGTGCCCCTGGACGAGACCGACCGCAAGATCCTCGCCGAGCTCTCGCGGGACTCCCGCCAGTCGGTGACCGCGATCGCCGCCGCCGTCCACGTCTCCCGCGCCCACGCCTACGCCCGGATCAACCGGCTGCGGGAGGAGGGCGTGATCCTGCGCTACAGCACCGTGATCGACCCGGTGCGGGCGGGGCTGCAGGCCTCGGCCTACGTGACGCTCAAGCTCGAGCAGAACACCTGGCGGGAGCTGTGCGCGCAGCTGCAGGAGATCCCGGCGGTCCACCACATCGCCCTGGTGGGCGGGAACTTCGACGTCATGCTGCTGGTGCGGGCCGTGGACACCGTCCACCTGCGCCAGGTGATCTTCGAGCACGTCCAGCAGCTGCCCGGGGTCGTGGACACCCAGACGTTCCTGATCTTCGAGGACATCGACACCCGCGCCTGA
- a CDS encoding cystathionine gamma-synthase — MTTTTTAGPAPTGARVQGFTTTAVHAGQAPDPLTGAVIPPVHQTSTFVQDGINVLRGGHEYSRGSNPTRSAFEAQLAALEHGERAFAFASGIAAEDALLRAVLRPGDHVVLGADGYGGTNRLITRVLAPWQIASTPVDGTDLDAVRAAVRPGTTRVLWLETPSNPLLGIADVASWAELAHEAGALLVVDNTFASPYLQNPLLLGADAVVHSTTKYVGGHSDVLGGAVVVGAAQWLGAPLAEAVGFQQFAAGAVAGPQDSWLAARGLKTLSLRMERHQQNAQRIAEWLLGRPEVAQVLYPGLPEHPGHDLAAAQMRGFGGMVSFRLAAGEAAARAVAEGTRLYALSVSLGGVESLICYPSEMTHATVRGTALAVPVDLVRLSVGIEDVEDQLEDLERALSA; from the coding sequence ATGACCACCACCACCACCGCGGGCCCCGCGCCCACCGGCGCCCGCGTTCAGGGGTTCACGACCACCGCCGTCCACGCCGGTCAGGCCCCCGACCCGCTCACCGGTGCCGTGATCCCGCCGGTCCACCAGACCTCCACGTTCGTCCAGGACGGGATCAACGTGCTGCGCGGCGGGCACGAGTACAGCCGCGGCTCCAACCCCACGCGCAGCGCCTTCGAGGCCCAGCTCGCGGCCCTCGAGCACGGTGAACGGGCGTTCGCCTTCGCGTCGGGGATCGCCGCGGAGGACGCCCTGCTGCGCGCCGTCCTGCGCCCCGGCGACCACGTGGTGCTCGGCGCCGACGGCTACGGCGGCACGAACCGGCTGATCACCAGGGTGCTCGCCCCGTGGCAGATCGCCTCCACCCCCGTGGACGGCACCGACCTCGACGCCGTGCGCGCCGCCGTCCGCCCGGGCACCACCAGGGTGCTGTGGCTCGAGACCCCGTCCAACCCGCTGCTCGGCATCGCCGACGTCGCCTCGTGGGCGGAGCTGGCCCACGAGGCCGGGGCGCTGCTGGTGGTCGACAACACCTTCGCCTCCCCGTACCTGCAGAACCCGCTGCTGCTCGGCGCGGACGCCGTGGTGCACTCCACCACCAAGTACGTGGGCGGGCACTCCGACGTCCTCGGCGGCGCCGTCGTCGTCGGCGCGGCGCAGTGGCTCGGCGCCCCGCTGGCCGAGGCGGTCGGCTTCCAGCAGTTCGCGGCCGGGGCCGTGGCCGGCCCCCAGGACAGCTGGCTGGCGGCCCGCGGGCTGAAGACCCTGAGCCTGCGGATGGAGCGGCACCAGCAGAACGCGCAGCGGATCGCCGAGTGGCTGCTCGGCCGGCCCGAGGTCGCCCAGGTCCTCTACCCGGGGCTGCCCGAGCACCCGGGACACGACCTCGCGGCCGCGCAGATGCGCGGGTTCGGCGGCATGGTCTCCTTCCGCCTGGCCGCGGGCGAGGCGGCGGCCCGCGCCGTGGCAGAGGGCACGCGGCTGTACGCGCTGTCCGTGAGCCTGGGCGGGGTCGAGTCCCTGATCTGCTACCCCTCCGAGATGACCCACGCCACGGTCAGGGGCACCGCGCTGGCGGTCCCGGTGGACCTGGTGCGGCTGTCCGTGGGGATAGAGGACGTCGAGGACCAGCTCGAGGACCTCGAGCGGGCGCTCTCCGCCTGA
- the pdhA gene encoding pyruvate dehydrogenase (acetyl-transferring) E1 component subunit alpha, translated as MSQTVENAEPLGGAEDPILRASRSFGITPEQYMLPARGEIRLVDPSGRLRPPEEQGTEPGHEYPLPPEDVLLDAYEKLVVGRRVNDQNSALVRQGRMAVYPSSHGQEACQVAAALCLEERDWLFPTYRDTVAVMTKGVDPMEVMAIFRGEWHGGYDPHEHRVSIQSTPLTTQLLHAVGVAHAAKLRGEDTVVLAMCGDGATSEGDFHEALNFAAVFKLPVVFFVQNNGYAISVPLSQQSAAPTLAHKAVGYGMAGERVDGNDLVAVLATLGRAVDLARSESEPLLVEAHTYRMQAHTNADDATRYRDDAEVQEWIAKDPVTRMRAYLRGEGLLDDAGEQRIAARAEDVAAALREGMNAEPRIDPLELFRHVYAEQTPQLAEQERFLADELAREETEK; from the coding sequence ATGAGCCAGACCGTCGAGAACGCCGAGCCGCTCGGCGGGGCCGAGGACCCGATCCTGCGCGCCTCCCGGAGCTTCGGCATCACCCCGGAGCAGTACATGCTCCCCGCCCGGGGCGAGATCCGCCTGGTGGACCCCTCCGGCCGCCTGCGGCCCCCCGAGGAGCAGGGCACCGAGCCGGGCCACGAGTACCCGCTACCGCCCGAGGACGTGCTCCTCGACGCCTACGAGAAGCTCGTGGTGGGGCGCCGGGTCAACGACCAGAACTCCGCCCTCGTGCGCCAGGGCCGGATGGCGGTCTACCCCTCCAGCCACGGCCAGGAGGCCTGCCAGGTCGCGGCCGCGCTGTGCCTCGAGGAGCGCGACTGGCTCTTCCCGACCTACCGGGACACCGTCGCCGTGATGACCAAGGGCGTGGACCCCATGGAGGTCATGGCGATCTTCCGGGGCGAGTGGCACGGCGGCTACGACCCGCACGAGCACCGCGTGAGCATCCAGTCCACGCCGCTGACCACCCAGTTGCTGCACGCGGTCGGGGTCGCCCACGCCGCGAAGCTGCGGGGCGAGGACACCGTGGTCCTGGCCATGTGCGGCGACGGCGCCACGAGCGAGGGCGACTTCCACGAGGCGCTGAACTTCGCGGCCGTGTTCAAGCTGCCGGTCGTGTTCTTCGTGCAGAACAACGGCTACGCGATCTCCGTGCCGCTGTCCCAGCAGTCGGCCGCCCCGACGCTCGCGCACAAGGCGGTGGGCTACGGGATGGCCGGCGAGCGCGTGGACGGCAACGACCTCGTGGCCGTGCTCGCGACCCTGGGCCGCGCCGTGGACCTCGCCCGCTCGGAGTCCGAGCCGCTGCTCGTGGAGGCCCACACCTACCGCATGCAGGCCCACACCAACGCCGACGACGCGACGCGCTACCGCGACGACGCCGAGGTCCAGGAGTGGATCGCCAAGGACCCGGTGACCCGGATGCGCGCCTACCTGCGCGGGGAGGGGCTGCTCGACGACGCCGGGGAGCAGCGCATCGCCGCCCGCGCCGAGGACGTCGCCGCGGCCCTGCGCGAGGGCATGAACGCCGAGCCGCGGATCGACCCGCTGGAGCTGTTCCGGCACGTCTACGCGGAGCAGACCCCGCAGCTCGCCGAGCAGGAGCGCTTCCTGGCGGACGAGCTCGCCCGAGAGGAGACCGAGAAGTGA